AACTGGATATATCGGTAACTTGTCCTGTTAATTCGCCAGATTCTTTTGGCTGCGTGGCTTTAATGACTGGAGTGAAAATGAACCCCTTGATAGACGATATGTTTTTCACATTTCCTTGTGCCTTAAAGGATCGGCTGACATCAAAATCCAACAATAATTCGCTATCCTCTCCTTCTGCTATTTCTAGCGCAGAAGGAAATTTCACTTTAATGCCAGATTGTTCTCCACTAGGAATTTTTAGATCAAATATTCTGTCATCAGTGAGTAAGACGCTAGACTTAATCACCCTCATTCGAATTTGGTCATAAGACCCAGTAGGAATTTCCATGTCTACAAGCGTAGTTGTGATCCCATTGGTCAAGTCAAGAAGATTGAAGGACATTTCTTCTTCTGATAGAAGAATGAACTCCTCTTCTTTGTTCACTGTCTTAAGTTCTATTTTGTCAATAGTAACGTTCGCCTCTACAACAAATTCAAAAGGAAATGGCGCATCGGTCATTTTCACTCTTAAGGTAGAAGTATTAAATACAAAGTCTTCAGGCTGATAGTATTTTTCGTCCCCTTCGTCGCACAATGAAATGGCAGAAGAGAGTAGGTTTTCTAGTTCTAAGTTGGATGAGATGGATTGTACTTCACCTTCGCTGGAAGTAAGGCTGATTGGATAGGACAAAGAGGCGAGATGGTCAGCACTCAGTCTATTAAATACTTGATATAATTCCTGATCACTATCAACGCCGGTAGTACTAGATCTTTGATTCTGGGTGTCGTAGATAGCAATAGAAAGAGGAAAATTGAATCTATAGCATTCGATGTCTTCGTCGTCACCACCTTCCACAGATCGTGCAACAACCGCTTCAAGTTCGTTGATGTCATTTAAGATCACCTCACGGTAGTCAGACAAATATCCTCTGACGGGATATACCAACTGAATGCTGTCTGGTAAGTACCTTTCTTGGTTATAGATGGTCTGTATATTTTCAAAATCAGCTTCAGACGAAATCGTAAGAGCTTGTCCGTTTGCGATGACATCAACAGGAAGTTGTAGCGAAAGCGCACTAGTATTGTCTAGAATGTTGTCGTATGAGCCGTCCTTTAGAGTGGCAGAAGAGATTAGACCAGACAGATCAGAAGCAAAAGAGATGTTGCTCTCTGCAGATTGATTGACTTCATGTAAGTCCTCCTGGCAGGCCAAAATGGCCAGCATCAAGGTCAGAATTGAAATTAATACTCGAATCTTTGAAATCATACGATTGTTGTCATCTTTGTGACTCGGATATAAAACAGACGACTGGGTAAAATTCCTACCAGTCGTAGATAATTTTTTCGATGAAAGTCACAAAGTCAGATTGCATATGTAATGAGGAGCTATTTCATTCTCTGTTTAAGAAATATGCTAAGGACTTGCATGACTTTTTGTATTACAAGTATGGACCCGACTGTCATCCTAAGGACTTAGTTCAGGAAGCTTTCTTAAAATTATGGGATAATTGCAAGAATGTTCAGGAAGAAAAGGCGAAATCCTATCTTTTTACTGTAGCTAATAACCTCACACTCAATGTAATCTCAAAACAAAAGACTATCTTGAAGTATAAAAACGAGGGTAAAAGCAGCAATACATCCGAATCTCCTCAGTTCCTTCTTGAAGAAAAAGAATATCTAGATCGTTTACAGGATGCATTGAATAGCCTAACCGAGGATCAGCGCGTGACCTTCATGCTCAATAGAGTGGAAGGTAAAAAACATAAGGAGATAGCAGAAATGTTGGGTATCTCTAGAAAAGCAGTAGAGAAAAGAATCTATAAGGCTCTTGCGATTTTGAAAACCAAGGTAGAAGGCATAAAATGAAACTACCGGTAGGAATTTTTTATATACACCTGTTATATCTCATGTAAGTCTAAGCATGAAAGAGGAAGATTACATAAAAAAATGGCTGGACAGCTCTTTGTCTGATGAAGAAAAAAGATTGTTTGCTCAACCGAAAAAATTTGAGGTTGATGTGAGTATGTCTGAGGCTTTGTCTCGGTTTAGAGCTGAGGAATACGATGTAGACAAGGAATACGATTTTTTTAGAGATAAAAAATCTGATTCAAAAAAGTCTCCCGTCAATCGTTCGTTTGTATGGCTCAAAATAGCGGCCATTTTCATCATGGTATTAGGGTTTGTTGCGTATATCACTTCTAGTTTTTACTCTTCGGATGTGGATCTGTTAGCCACCAAGATGGAATTATCCCTACCTGATGACACCAAAGTAATTCTCAATGCGGAATCTAAGCTTTCCTACGATGAAGACAGTTGGAGTGAAAAAAGACAGGCAATTTTAGAAGGAGAGGTTTTTTTCTCCGTGACCAAAGGATCTCGTTTTGATATTGTGAGTCAGTCGGGTAAGGTAAGCGTTCTGGGTACTTCTTTTAATGTAAAAGATAGAGAAGGTTTTTTCGAAGTAAAATGCTATGAAGGTTTGGTGAAGGTAGAAGTAGATGGTGAAGAATTTTTGCTTACCGCTCAGCAGGCTTATCGAATGATAGATGGTCGAGGCCAAAAAATAGCGTTTTATGAAAAAACACGTCCATCCTGGACGAAAGGGGCAAGTTCATTTGAAAAGGAGCCCTATATACAGGTAATTAAAGAGTTGGAACGTCAGTATGGTGTTTCGATTTCTTATCAAAATATCAACACTCAACGAAGTTTTAGTGGGAAATTCACCCATTCTGATCTTACTTTAGCACTAGAGTCCATTACCAAACCATTGAATATTGGTTTTAAGGTAGCTGGACAGGAAGTAAGATTATCTAGTGACATCAAGCAAAACTAAAGTTCTCATTGTCTTTCTTATTGGGTTGATGAATTACAATTCGTTGGCGCAATCGATGGATGCATCGGTCAGTTTGATTGAAGAACTGAAACGTCTGGAGAATAAGTTCGGTATCACCTTTTCTTATCTTGATGAAAATATCCTGGGTGTAACTATTGACCCTGTCTCAAATGAGCAATCGCTTAATGAAAGTCTGCAATGGCTAGAAAGCCAAACTTCATTGAAGTTTCACCAAATTGATGAGCAATTTTATGCCATTAGCCAACGCATTGAAGTAGTCACAAAATTTTGTGCCTATCTAAAAGATGCTGAATCCAAAGAACCTATCTCACAAGCATTGGTAATTGCTGACACATTAAGGGCTGTAAGTAATGAACTGGGTTACTTTGAGATTTTAGGAAGCGTATCTCAAAACCTTGAAATCAGCCATATTGGTTACAATAGCTCTATTCTAGAAATTGAGAAAGCAAGCACGACGGATTGTGAGATTTTACTGTTGCAACCCAAAATTGCTACTTTAGAAGAGGTAACTGTGTTCAACTACATGGCCAAAGGCATCGAAAAAAATGTTAAAGGCGAATACGCTATCCATAGTCCGCAGTTGCAGGTTTTGCCTGGTTTGATTGATGCCGATGCATTTCAAAGCTTACAGTTCTTACCTGGAATTTTTAGTGCAGCTGAGTCAGTGTCAGACATCAACGTCCGTGGTGGCACGAATGATCAAAATCTAATGCTGTGGGATGGTATTCGTATGTATCAAACGGGGCACTTCTTTGGTTTGATATCTATTTTTAACCCGTACTTCGTAGATCATGTCACTCTTACGAAAAACGGAACTACCGCCCGGCTGGGAGAGGCTGTGTCCGGAACAATTGCTGTGGATACTGATGATGAGGTGCCCGAAAATCTATCAATTTCGGGAGGGTTCAATTTACTGAACGCAGATATGGTTGCCTATATTCCAGTTTCTCAGAGGACCTCTGTGTCCATGTCTGTCCGAAGATCAATTTCAAGTTTGCTGCAGACACCGACTTATGATAAATACTTTGATAGAGCTTTCAGTGCTATTGAATCGTCTATTAATGCTCAAGCGGATTCTCTTGTTGGCGAAGTACAGAATTTTGATTACTATGATATAGGCTTGAAAATCAATACCCAAATAAGTGATAGAGATGAAGTTAGTTTTAGCCTGCTAAATGTATCAGATGATTTGACTTATCAAGAGTCAATAGTTTCAAGTGCTATGCAAACTAAATCAAGCGCTATCAATCAGCAGAGTACAGCGACGGGTTTTGCTTATCGCAAAATATGGACAGAAAAGGTAAATACACTTTTATCGGGATACTTATCTAAGTATCAATTATCAGCTCAAAATTCGGATCTTGTCAATAATCAAAGGTTGGAGCAGGAAAATACAGTGTTGGACTGGGGAGTTAAACTTGATCTACAGGCCTCTTTTTCTGACAAAATCCGACTAAGCACAGGCTATCACTTTGATGAGATCGGTGCAACGAATCAGGATGAAATTGATAACCCCAATTTTTCAAGAAAAATTAAAGAAGTACTGCACAGCCATGTGTTGTACGTAGAAAGCAATTTAGTATCCGACTCAAAAGAAACGAGTCTCACAGCAGGACTAAGGACTAATTACTATCAGCAATTGGATCGGTTTTACTTAGAGCCGCGCTTGACTTTAAACTATAAACTAACAGAAAAATGGTCTGTGGATCTGGCCGGCGAATATAAAAGCCAGACCACCACTCAGATAATAGATTTGCAGAATGACTTCCTCGGGGTGGAAAAGCGAAGGTGGGTTTTGGCGAACAATGATGATATTCCCATAGTCCGGAGTAAACAAGCTTCTGTAGGAATTCAATACGCCTACAATAAAATATTGATGAGTTTGGAGGGCTATCAAAAATATGTGGATGGTATTGTGACCTCGAGTCAATCTTTTCAAAATCAGTTTGAGTTGATTCGATCACCAGGAGCGTATGAGGTGACAGGAATGGA
The sequence above is drawn from the Reichenbachiella sp. genome and encodes:
- a CDS encoding sigma-70 family RNA polymerase sigma factor — translated: MKVTKSDCICNEELFHSLFKKYAKDLHDFLYYKYGPDCHPKDLVQEAFLKLWDNCKNVQEEKAKSYLFTVANNLTLNVISKQKTILKYKNEGKSSNTSESPQFLLEEKEYLDRLQDALNSLTEDQRVTFMLNRVEGKKHKEIAEMLGISRKAVEKRIYKALAILKTKVEGIK
- a CDS encoding FecR family protein; the protein is MKEEDYIKKWLDSSLSDEEKRLFAQPKKFEVDVSMSEALSRFRAEEYDVDKEYDFFRDKKSDSKKSPVNRSFVWLKIAAIFIMVLGFVAYITSSFYSSDVDLLATKMELSLPDDTKVILNAESKLSYDEDSWSEKRQAILEGEVFFSVTKGSRFDIVSQSGKVSVLGTSFNVKDREGFFEVKCYEGLVKVEVDGEEFLLTAQQAYRMIDGRGQKIAFYEKTRPSWTKGASSFEKEPYIQVIKELERQYGVSISYQNINTQRSFSGKFTHSDLTLALESITKPLNIGFKVAGQEVRLSSDIKQN
- a CDS encoding DUF4382 domain-containing protein — encoded protein: MISKIRVLISILTLMLAILACQEDLHEVNQSAESNISFASDLSGLISSATLKDGSYDNILDNTSALSLQLPVDVIANGQALTISSEADFENIQTIYNQERYLPDSIQLVYPVRGYLSDYREVILNDINELEAVVARSVEGGDDEDIECYRFNFPLSIAIYDTQNQRSSTTGVDSDQELYQVFNRLSADHLASLSYPISLTSSEGEVQSISSNLELENLLSSAISLCDEGDEKYYQPEDFVFNTSTLRVKMTDAPFPFEFVVEANVTIDKIELKTVNKEEEFILLSEEEMSFNLLDLTNGITTTLVDMEIPTGSYDQIRMRVIKSSVLLTDDRIFDLKIPSGEQSGIKVKFPSALEIAEGEDSELLLDFDVSRSFKAQGNVKNISSIKGFIFTPVIKATQPKESGELTGQVTDISSSLAIEGVQLSVFAADTLNTSTFTDSDGNYTVMGLLPGTYSITAEQNDYLAETVENIDIQIGEKTKVDIELILE
- a CDS encoding TonB-dependent receptor plug domain-containing protein, with product MNYNSLAQSMDASVSLIEELKRLENKFGITFSYLDENILGVTIDPVSNEQSLNESLQWLESQTSLKFHQIDEQFYAISQRIEVVTKFCAYLKDAESKEPISQALVIADTLRAVSNELGYFEILGSVSQNLEISHIGYNSSILEIEKASTTDCEILLLQPKIATLEEVTVFNYMAKGIEKNVKGEYAIHSPQLQVLPGLIDADAFQSLQFLPGIFSAAESVSDINVRGGTNDQNLMLWDGIRMYQTGHFFGLISIFNPYFVDHVTLTKNGTTARLGEAVSGTIAVDTDDEVPENLSISGGFNLLNADMVAYIPVSQRTSVSMSVRRSISSLLQTPTYDKYFDRAFSAIESSINAQADSLVGEVQNFDYYDIGLKINTQISDRDEVSFSLLNVSDDLTYQESIVSSAMQTKSSAINQQSTATGFAYRKIWTEKVNTLLSGYLSKYQLSAQNSDLVNNQRLEQENTVLDWGVKLDLQASFSDKIRLSTGYHFDEIGATNQDEIDNPNFSRKIKEVLHSHVLYVESNLVSDSKETSLTAGLRTNYYQQLDRFYLEPRLTLNYKLTEKWSVDLAGEYKSQTTTQIIDLQNDFLGVEKRRWVLANNDDIPIVRSKQASVGIQYAYNKILMSLEGYQKYVDGIVTSSQSFQNQFELIRSPGAYEVTGMDALINVTFDNLSTWVSYTLSRNYSEFKELLTEKFPSNIDIRHFVSSGINYSSKRFECSVGFNWHTGAPYTAPEEAVPVVNGVLNYQFPNSSNLSDYFRLDWSAKYKFDLGKKAKGLLGFSLWNITNHNNEVNAYYLLDEDDHPVQIIERGLGFTPNVSARITF